One segment of Pseudomonas asgharzadehiana DNA contains the following:
- a CDS encoding PulJ/GspJ family protein yields MNKPQQGFTLIEVMVAIMLMAVVSLIAWRGLDSVTRADHHVQASTEQTEALLRVLNQMQRDISLRAGVELTGPKDEAAGLAAITVRSSDSQGFRLDVIRSAPVAGDGLQRVRWWLKGDSLYRAAAPARDRFPLPPAKDGVVVLSGVSDVQVRVWETDKGWRQLSGNRREDPLGLEINLVRQTPQGVERYRQVIGPLR; encoded by the coding sequence ATGAACAAACCCCAGCAAGGCTTCACCCTGATCGAAGTGATGGTGGCGATCATGCTGATGGCCGTGGTCAGCCTGATCGCCTGGCGCGGTCTCGACAGCGTGACCCGTGCCGACCATCACGTGCAGGCAAGCACCGAGCAGACCGAAGCGCTGCTGCGGGTGTTGAACCAGATGCAACGGGACATCAGCCTGCGCGCCGGCGTGGAGCTGACCGGGCCCAAGGACGAGGCCGCCGGGCTCGCGGCCATAACGGTGCGCAGTTCCGACAGCCAAGGCTTTCGCCTGGACGTGATTCGCAGCGCCCCGGTGGCCGGCGATGGCCTGCAACGCGTGCGCTGGTGGCTCAAGGGCGACAGCCTGTACCGCGCGGCGGCGCCTGCACGGGATCGCTTCCCGCTGCCGCCGGCCAAAGACGGCGTGGTGGTGTTGAGCGGGGTCAGTGACGTGCAGGTACGGGTATGGGAAACGGACAAGGGGTGGCGGCAGTTGAGCGGCAACCGGCGCGAAGACCCGCTGGGACTGGAGATCAACCTGGTGCGCCAGACGCCGCAAGGGGTGGAGCGGTATCGGCAGGTAATCGGGCCGTTGCGATAA
- a CDS encoding type II secretion system protein N, which produces MAFSLRFSAAQGVQVGALLAALAGVAVWAPLLLTNAQSHTPQATPQALAARSDNPALQWFANAPTALQVKVTGVLAGARGAVAILSLNDGPPRSFLLGERLSPGVRLTAIEGDAVEIERGGEKLRVNLDKLPDAPALPRLTRP; this is translated from the coding sequence ATGGCGTTTTCCCTGCGATTTTCAGCGGCACAGGGCGTGCAGGTCGGCGCGCTGCTCGCGGCCTTGGCCGGCGTGGCGGTATGGGCGCCGCTGCTACTCACCAATGCCCAATCCCATACGCCCCAGGCCACCCCGCAGGCATTGGCGGCACGCAGCGATAACCCGGCGCTGCAATGGTTTGCCAATGCGCCGACGGCGTTGCAGGTCAAGGTCACCGGCGTGCTGGCCGGGGCGCGCGGCGCGGTGGCGATCCTCAGCCTCAACGACGGCCCGCCGCGCAGTTTTCTGTTGGGTGAGCGCCTCAGCCCCGGCGTGCGCTTGACCGCCATCGAAGGTGACGCGGTCGAGATTGAGCGTGGCGGCGAGAAGCTGCGCGTCAACCTCGATAAGCTGCCGGACGCGCCCGCCTTGCCACGGCTCACTCGGCCATGA
- a CDS encoding secretin and TonB N-terminal domain-containing protein, which translates to MLLLLIGGRLAQAEAPLLLLNLPAQDLEPALQAYSRATGMAVLVDRELTRGRRAIGVRGRFTAQEALAMLLTGSGLMARYARGDAFTLQLPEVSQPPPAHGVAARNAARINNSYATALQQAIETSLCRSPLTRPGSFRALVQVWVNREGLIEHSRLVSSTGDEQRDEALVRSLGTARVERPAPSSLRQPVTLLLMPDTTGTRMECTAAKGAWGG; encoded by the coding sequence TTGCTGTTGCTGCTGATCGGCGGTCGCCTGGCGCAGGCAGAAGCACCGCTGTTGCTGCTGAACCTGCCGGCGCAAGACCTGGAGCCTGCACTGCAAGCGTATAGCCGCGCCACCGGCATGGCCGTGCTGGTAGACCGCGAGCTGACGCGGGGCCGGCGCGCCATCGGGGTGCGCGGGCGCTTTACGGCGCAGGAGGCTCTGGCGATGTTGCTGACAGGAAGCGGCCTGATGGCACGTTATGCACGCGGCGATGCGTTTACCTTGCAGTTGCCCGAGGTCAGCCAGCCGCCGCCGGCCCATGGCGTGGCGGCGCGCAATGCCGCGCGGATCAATAACAGCTATGCCACGGCCTTGCAGCAGGCCATCGAAACCAGCCTGTGCCGGTCGCCCCTCACGCGCCCCGGCAGTTTTCGCGCGCTGGTGCAGGTGTGGGTCAACCGTGAGGGGCTGATCGAACACAGCCGGCTGGTCAGCTCCACCGGCGACGAACAACGCGATGAAGCACTGGTACGCAGCCTGGGCACTGCACGGGTGGAGCGCCCGGCGCCCAGTTCATTGCGCCAACCGGTGACTTTACTTTTGATGCCCGACACAACAGGAACGCGCATGGAATGCACAGCAGCAAAAGGAGCCTGGGGCGGATGA
- a CDS encoding FecR family protein: MNIFSFSIARQNAASPLHDEARDWLVLLTSGRATVADAKALKAWCAQSPEHAQAFERAKMLWRHVGAAAETAQRPRQFGRRAFLGGAIAASAAVVMVRVGVPGGFAGLTADYRTEVGEQRHVLLSEGVSLELNTQTRISRVGQGIELLEGEVEVLAQAVQPLKVQAAEGWMSAAQARFNVRHTDRTVCVTCIDGALSVDIGGHRVNLGSGRQLSYGAAGISEVTSVDTQAVVAWREQVLVFNNATLATVVDEINRYRPGMLVLLNQELGRRRVQARFSLQQLAGVALLIRDAYGAKCTELPGGVVLLS; this comes from the coding sequence TTGAACATTTTTAGCTTCTCCATCGCCCGGCAAAACGCCGCCAGCCCCTTGCACGACGAAGCCCGCGACTGGCTGGTTCTGCTGACCTCGGGCCGCGCCACCGTGGCCGATGCCAAGGCGCTCAAAGCCTGGTGCGCCCAGAGCCCGGAGCATGCCCAGGCGTTCGAGCGCGCCAAAATGTTGTGGCGGCACGTGGGCGCGGCGGCCGAAACGGCGCAGCGCCCGCGTCAGTTTGGCCGGCGCGCGTTCCTGGGCGGCGCCATTGCGGCGTCGGCGGCGGTAGTGATGGTGCGGGTCGGCGTGCCGGGTGGTTTTGCCGGGCTCACGGCGGACTATCGCACCGAGGTCGGTGAGCAGCGGCATGTGCTGTTGAGCGAGGGTGTGAGCCTGGAGCTCAATACGCAGACGCGCATCAGCCGGGTGGGCCAGGGTATCGAATTGCTTGAGGGTGAAGTCGAAGTGCTCGCCCAGGCTGTACAGCCGCTCAAGGTCCAGGCCGCCGAGGGCTGGATGAGCGCGGCGCAGGCGCGGTTCAACGTGCGGCACACCGATCGCACGGTCTGCGTCACCTGTATCGACGGGGCGCTGTCGGTGGACATTGGCGGCCATCGTGTGAACCTGGGCAGTGGCCGGCAATTGAGCTACGGCGCGGCCGGCATCAGCGAAGTGACGAGCGTGGACACCCAGGCGGTGGTGGCCTGGCGTGAGCAGGTGCTGGTATTCAACAACGCCACGCTGGCGACGGTGGTGGATGAAATCAACCGCTACCGGCCGGGAATGCTGGTGCTGCTCAACCAGGAACTGGGCCGGCGCCGGGTGCAGGCGCGGTTCAGTTTGCAGCAATTGGCGGGGGTGGCGCTGTTGATTCGGGATGCGTATGGGGCCAAATGTACCGAGTTGCCCGGTGGCGTCGTGCTGTTGAGCTAG
- a CDS encoding alginate export family protein produces MKRRTGWSLAVLWPLLAGSVHADEQPTRPAIKANRWQEDWSVLQNPALRTQALDNLKYIPLSGANPYSYLSLGATLRERFEMNDASGFGVKNVQRDRYLIQRLQVHADLHLNEHWRVFTQLEDVRAYDKTTVGGADQNRVDLRLAFAEYVNTFDSGTFKARAGRQDFAFDLQRFISSRDGPNVRQSFDALWADWETTHWRFIGIASQPVQYQDGRHFDDKSNSDARFHMVRVERLVGGKNELSAYYGVYERSAAHYLDADGDETRHLFDARLGGAAMGFDWDIEAMLQSGSVGSKDIHAWAGGSRTGYTFDSLAWKPRIGLQLDIASGDRKAGDGTLGTFNPLFPNGYYFSLAGYTGYSNLIHVKPSITVKPLDKLSVQTAVGLLWRQTTDDAVYTQPNLPVAGTAGQGDRWTGAYAQLRTDYGFTPNLTGAVEAVHYAVGQTLRDAGGADSNYLGVELKFSW; encoded by the coding sequence ATGAAGCGTCGTACAGGCTGGAGCCTGGCCGTGCTGTGGCCGCTGCTCGCCGGCAGCGTCCACGCCGACGAGCAACCGACGCGGCCGGCCATCAAGGCCAATCGCTGGCAGGAAGACTGGTCCGTACTGCAGAACCCGGCGCTGCGCACGCAAGCGCTGGACAACCTCAAGTACATCCCGTTGTCAGGCGCCAACCCGTACAGCTACCTGTCGCTCGGGGCGACCTTGCGCGAGCGCTTCGAGATGAACGACGCCAGTGGCTTCGGCGTGAAGAATGTGCAGCGTGATCGCTACCTGATCCAGCGCTTGCAGGTACACGCCGACCTGCATCTGAACGAACACTGGCGGGTATTTACCCAGCTGGAAGATGTGCGGGCGTACGACAAGACCACCGTCGGTGGCGCCGACCAGAACCGCGTCGATTTGCGCCTGGCCTTTGCCGAGTACGTCAACACCTTCGACAGCGGCACGTTCAAGGCGCGAGCCGGGCGCCAGGACTTTGCCTTCGACTTGCAGCGCTTTATCTCCTCGCGGGACGGCCCGAATGTGCGGCAGTCGTTCGATGCGCTGTGGGCCGACTGGGAGACCACCCACTGGCGCTTTATCGGCATCGCCAGCCAGCCGGTGCAGTACCAGGACGGTCGACATTTCGACGACAAGTCCAACAGCGACGCGCGCTTTCACATGGTGCGCGTCGAGCGGCTGGTGGGTGGCAAGAACGAGCTGTCGGCCTACTACGGCGTGTATGAACGCAGCGCCGCGCATTACCTGGATGCCGACGGTGACGAGACCCGCCACCTGTTCGATGCGCGCCTGGGCGGCGCGGCCATGGGGTTCGACTGGGACATCGAAGCGATGCTGCAAAGTGGCTCGGTGGGCAGCAAGGACATTCATGCCTGGGCCGGCGGCAGCCGCACCGGCTACACCTTTGACAGCCTGGCCTGGAAACCGCGCATCGGCCTGCAACTGGACATCGCCTCGGGCGATCGCAAGGCGGGTGACGGCACCCTCGGCACCTTCAACCCGCTGTTTCCCAACGGCTATTACTTTTCCCTGGCGGGCTACACCGGCTACAGCAACCTGATCCACGTCAAGCCATCGATCACCGTCAAGCCCCTCGACAAGCTCAGCGTGCAAACCGCCGTCGGCCTGTTGTGGCGGCAAACCACCGATGATGCGGTGTACACCCAGCCCAACCTGCCGGTGGCGGGAACCGCCGGCCAGGGTGATCGCTGGACCGGGGCCTACGCGCAACTGCGTACCGACTATGGCTTCACCCCCAACCTCACCGGCGCGGTCGAAGCGGTGCACTACGCGGTGGGCCAGACCCTGCGCGATGCCGGCGGCGCGGACAGTAATTACCTGGGGGTCGAACTCAAGTTCAGTTGGTAG
- a CDS encoding VOC family protein encodes MRNKAIKVTVALTLLASAMMGNAFAATPSVAVAPQYDTSHVYVAPADVDRFAQSFLATFGGKSTAQVVVNVLPVPSSTTSQLLQTPAGTVSLFGFTTPIPHPFGQERNGYLVKDMDVALKAARDNGAAVIVSDFPDPIGRDAVVQWPGGVNMQLYWHTKTPDYAAFQTVPENRVYLSAERADAFIKGFVGFSHGKILADDQHAPGIDVGQASGTYRRVDIESPFGRMAVLVTNGQLPYPFGHETTGYQVADLSATLGKATGSGAKVVVPAFDSKGRRSALVEFPGGYVAEIHQLNAAK; translated from the coding sequence ATGCGTAACAAAGCAATCAAAGTAACCGTGGCATTGACGCTGCTGGCGAGCGCAATGATGGGCAATGCCTTCGCGGCAACCCCGAGCGTGGCCGTGGCGCCGCAATATGACACCAGCCATGTGTATGTCGCCCCGGCGGATGTGGACCGTTTCGCCCAAAGCTTCCTGGCCACCTTCGGCGGCAAGAGCACCGCCCAGGTGGTGGTGAATGTGCTGCCGGTGCCGAGCAGCACCACCTCGCAACTGCTGCAGACGCCGGCGGGCACGGTATCGCTGTTCGGCTTTACCACACCGATCCCGCACCCGTTTGGCCAGGAGCGCAACGGCTATCTGGTCAAGGACATGGACGTCGCGCTCAAGGCCGCCCGCGACAACGGCGCGGCGGTGATCGTCAGCGATTTCCCGGACCCCATCGGGCGCGACGCGGTGGTGCAATGGCCGGGCGGCGTCAACATGCAGCTCTACTGGCACACCAAGACCCCGGACTATGCCGCCTTCCAGACCGTACCGGAAAACCGCGTGTACCTCAGCGCCGAGCGGGCCGACGCCTTTATCAAAGGGTTCGTGGGCTTCTCCCACGGCAAAATACTGGCCGATGACCAGCACGCGCCGGGCATCGATGTAGGCCAAGCCAGCGGCACCTACCGGCGTGTCGATATCGAGTCGCCGTTCGGGCGCATGGCGGTGCTGGTAACCAACGGCCAACTGCCCTACCCCTTCGGCCACGAAACCACCGGCTACCAGGTGGCCGACCTGAGCGCCACGCTGGGCAAAGCCACCGGCTCCGGTGCCAAAGTGGTGGTGCCGGCGTTCGACAGCAAAGGTCGTCGCAGCGCGCTGGTCGAATTCCCCGGCGGCTACGTCGCGGAAATTCACCAACTCAACGCCGCAAAATGA
- a CDS encoding RNA polymerase sigma factor, whose amino-acid sequence MKNTGHSTMVSLFLASYEDFKVRLRKRLGSEDLANDVLHETYLRVDRMDMPPNLAQPNAYLYRMALNIAADRRQADARLLTGSEVEELLQSADEAQDPSRVVGGQKEIQSLVKALYELPARRRKILIAARLEEAPHLEISQRFGISTRMVEKEIKAALGHCAKRLERKVIQRFGPGAGKPS is encoded by the coding sequence ATGAAAAATACCGGGCACAGTACGATGGTCAGCTTGTTCCTGGCCTCCTACGAAGACTTCAAGGTCCGTTTGCGCAAGCGCCTGGGCTCGGAGGACCTGGCCAACGACGTGCTGCACGAAACGTACCTGCGCGTCGACCGCATGGACATGCCGCCGAACCTCGCGCAACCCAACGCTTACCTGTACCGCATGGCCCTGAACATCGCCGCCGACCGCCGCCAGGCCGACGCGCGTTTGCTTACCGGCAGCGAGGTGGAAGAGCTGCTGCAAAGTGCCGATGAAGCCCAGGACCCGTCGCGGGTGGTGGGCGGCCAGAAAGAAATCCAGTCCCTGGTCAAGGCCCTTTACGAACTGCCGGCGCGCCGACGCAAGATCCTCATCGCCGCGCGCCTGGAGGAGGCGCCGCACCTGGAAATCTCCCAGCGTTTCGGCATTTCCACGCGCATGGTCGAAAAGGAAATCAAGGCCGCCCTGGGCCACTGCGCCAAGCGCCTGGAAAGAAAAGTCATCCAGCGGTTCGGTCCCGGGGCCGGAAAACCGTCTTAG
- the gspH gene encoding type II secretion system minor pseudopilin GspH: MKQTGFTLIELMVVLVIIGIASAAISLSIKPDPLHLLRKDAERLSQLLQVAQAEARADGRPITWRADAKGFRFNRRSDDGTAMEGFQGDAQLRPRAWESTPMQINLEPRQTLVLDAEWINPPLRLVLSDGQHSLSLQRDAAGLMRVVSQP, translated from the coding sequence ATGAAACAAACTGGCTTTACCTTGATCGAGCTGATGGTAGTGCTGGTGATCATCGGCATCGCCAGTGCCGCCATCAGCCTGAGCATCAAGCCCGACCCACTGCACCTGCTGCGCAAGGACGCCGAGCGCCTCAGCCAACTGCTGCAAGTGGCCCAGGCCGAAGCCCGCGCCGACGGCCGCCCGATCACCTGGCGCGCCGACGCCAAGGGCTTTCGCTTCAACCGCCGCAGCGATGACGGGACAGCGATGGAAGGGTTCCAGGGCGACGCTCAACTGCGCCCGCGCGCATGGGAGAGCACGCCGATGCAAATCAACCTCGAACCCCGGCAAACCCTGGTGCTCGACGCAGAATGGATCAACCCGCCGCTGCGCCTAGTGCTGTCCGACGGCCAACACAGCCTCAGCCTGCAACGGGACGCGGCAGGCTTGATGCGCGTGGTCAGCCAGCCATGA
- a CDS encoding alpha/beta fold hydrolase, which produces MSTFVAKDGTQIYFKDWGSGKPVLFSHGWPLDADMWEYQMEYLSSRGYRTIAFDRRGFGRSDQPWTGNDYNTFADDIAQLIEHLDLKDVTLVGFSMGGGDVARYIARHGSARVAGLVLLGAVTPIFGQQPDYAQGVPLEVFAGIKDGLLKDRAQFISDFNTPFFGLNKGQVVSEGTLSQTLQIAMLASLKSTVDCVTAFSETDFRPDMAKIDVPTLVIHGDGDQIVPFETTGKVAAEMIKGAELKVYKDAPHGFAVTHAQALNEDLLAFLNR; this is translated from the coding sequence ATGAGCACATTCGTTGCCAAAGACGGTACCCAGATCTACTTCAAGGACTGGGGCAGCGGCAAGCCCGTGCTGTTCAGCCACGGCTGGCCGCTGGATGCCGACATGTGGGAATACCAGATGGAATACCTGAGCAGCCGCGGCTACCGCACCATCGCGTTCGACCGCCGTGGTTTTGGCCGTTCGGACCAGCCGTGGACCGGCAACGACTACAACACCTTCGCCGACGATATCGCGCAGTTGATCGAACACCTGGACCTCAAGGACGTGACCCTGGTGGGCTTCTCCATGGGCGGTGGCGACGTCGCGCGCTACATCGCCCGCCACGGCAGCGCCCGTGTTGCCGGCCTGGTGCTGTTGGGCGCGGTGACGCCGATCTTCGGGCAGCAACCGGATTACGCCCAAGGCGTGCCGCTGGAAGTGTTCGCGGGTATCAAGGACGGTTTGCTCAAGGACCGTGCGCAGTTCATCTCAGACTTCAACACCCCGTTCTTTGGCCTCAACAAAGGCCAGGTGGTGTCTGAAGGCACCCTGAGCCAGACCCTGCAGATCGCCATGCTGGCCTCGCTCAAGTCGACCGTGGACTGCGTCACCGCGTTCTCCGAAACCGACTTCCGCCCGGACATGGCCAAAATCGACGTGCCGACCCTGGTGATCCACGGCGACGGCGACCAGATCGTACCGTTCGAAACCACTGGCAAGGTGGCGGCCGAGATGATCAAGGGCGCCGAGTTGAAGGTCTACAAGGACGCGCCCCACGGGTTCGCCGTGACCCACGCCCAGGCGTTGAACGAAGACTTGCTGGCGTTCCTGAACCGCTGA
- the gspI gene encoding type II secretion system minor pseudopilin GspI, protein MHGHRNERGFTLIEVLVALAIIAVAMAAAVRVAGLMTQSNGVLRDKSIALLAAQSRLAQVRLEGHLRSGKHTFECDQGRLKLRCEQTVSADGPLFQVSVLVLDASREAPPLARLATQVMAE, encoded by the coding sequence ATGCACGGCCACCGCAACGAGCGAGGATTTACCCTGATCGAGGTGCTGGTGGCGCTGGCGATCATCGCCGTGGCCATGGCCGCCGCCGTGCGCGTGGCCGGGTTGATGACCCAGAGCAACGGCGTGTTGCGCGACAAATCGATAGCGTTGCTGGCGGCGCAGAGTCGCCTGGCGCAGGTGCGTCTGGAGGGCCATCTACGCAGCGGCAAGCACACCTTCGAATGCGACCAAGGGCGCTTGAAACTGCGGTGCGAGCAAACTGTCAGCGCCGATGGCCCGCTGTTTCAGGTTTCGGTGCTGGTGCTGGATGCCAGCCGCGAAGCACCGCCCCTGGCGCGCCTGGCCACTCAGGTCATGGCCGAGTGA